GGATCTTTAATCACCACGTAGCGGTCTTCTCCCCCCATGGACTTGATTTCGGTCAGTAACTCGCCTCCCTGCGCCACAACCTGCTGCGCCGCCTGGTCGATGTCCGCCACCAGAAAGTACGGCAGCCAGGTTGCAGGCAGATCGGCATTAACCCCCCGGGCATGGCAAATCCCGGTTACCGGCTCATTGCTTTGGGCATGGTTCATGGAATAGTCGTTATATTCTCCCATATCCACGGCTTCCGGCTGCCAGCCCACCACCTGCTGGTAAAAGTCTTTCACCTCTGCGGCATTGGCCACGGTTAAATCTATCCAGGCAAGGTCGCCGATTTGTTCGTTTTTCATTTTTAGCCCCGTTCATCAATTGTTTAACCCTTAACTAAACCAAGTTCTGGTTCGCTAGGTTTAACATATAACGCCGGTTAACTTTTAGCCACCGCCAATTTAGGATTTTTCGGATAAAACTTATCGGGCAAGACATTAATATGCTCAAAAAAGCGGGTATCTTTATAGGGCAGTTTCATAAACCCG
This genomic window from Thalassomonas viridans contains:
- a CDS encoding VOC family protein: MKNEQIGDLAWIDLTVANAAEVKDFYQQVVGWQPEAVDMGEYNDYSMNHAQSNEPVTGICHARGVNADLPATWLPYFLVADIDQAAQQVVAQGGELLTEIKSMGGEDRYVVIKDPAGAACALYYKKQADK